A single Novosphingobium sp. SL115 DNA region contains:
- a CDS encoding CaiB/BaiF CoA transferase family protein — protein MMGALSGIKVLDLSRVLAGPWCSQVLGDLGADVIKVEQPGQGDDTRKWGPPFLDDGSGDSAYYLCANRNKRSVAINMADPEGAALIRRLAADADIVIENFRVGGLAKYGLDYDALRAIKPDLIYLSITGFGQTGPLRDNGGYDFLVQGMSGLMSVTGLPDGEPGGGPMKVGIPISDLTTGLYAAISVLAALNHRHATGEGQRIDLALLDTQVALLANQASNWMNGGMVPRRMGNQHPNTVPYQDFACADGSILVALGNDRQFRAFTALIGLPDLADDPRFAISAGRSVNRDALLEQMRPAIARWKSDDLIAAMQAAKLPGGKVNAIPDVLVHPQIEARGLVHDMARADGTPVKVLGFPAQLSASPATYRHAPPRSGEDTFLVLSDKLGLTQDEVERLAKAGVIAEKL, from the coding sequence ATGATGGGCGCGCTTTCCGGGATCAAGGTGCTGGACCTGTCGCGCGTTCTGGCAGGGCCGTGGTGTTCGCAAGTGCTGGGCGATCTGGGTGCTGACGTCATCAAGGTGGAGCAGCCGGGCCAGGGCGACGATACGCGCAAATGGGGACCGCCGTTCCTTGACGATGGCAGCGGCGATTCCGCCTATTACCTTTGCGCCAATCGCAACAAACGCTCGGTCGCGATCAACATGGCTGACCCTGAAGGTGCAGCGCTGATCCGCAGGCTGGCGGCGGACGCTGATATTGTGATCGAGAATTTCCGCGTGGGCGGACTGGCCAAATATGGGCTGGATTACGATGCGCTGCGCGCGATCAAGCCCGACCTGATCTACCTTTCGATCACCGGCTTCGGCCAGACCGGCCCTTTGCGCGACAATGGCGGGTACGACTTTCTTGTGCAGGGCATGAGCGGGCTGATGAGCGTGACGGGCCTGCCCGATGGCGAGCCGGGCGGCGGTCCGATGAAAGTGGGCATTCCGATCAGCGATCTGACCACCGGGCTGTATGCGGCAATATCGGTTCTGGCCGCGCTGAACCATCGCCACGCCACGGGCGAAGGACAGCGCATTGACCTGGCTTTGCTGGATACGCAGGTCGCGCTGCTCGCCAATCAGGCTTCGAACTGGATGAACGGCGGCATGGTGCCGCGCCGCATGGGCAACCAGCATCCCAACACCGTGCCCTATCAGGATTTCGCCTGCGCAGATGGCAGCATTCTTGTGGCGCTGGGCAATGACCGGCAGTTTCGGGCGTTCACAGCGCTGATCGGGTTGCCCGACCTTGCCGATGATCCACGCTTTGCCATCAGCGCCGGTCGCAGCGTTAACCGTGATGCCCTGCTGGAGCAGATGCGTCCGGCCATCGCGCGGTGGAAATCGGACGATCTGATTGCTGCGATGCAGGCGGCCAAACTGCCGGGCGGCAAGGTCAACGCAATTCCCGATGTGCTGGTGCATCCGCAGATCGAGGCGCGGGGGCTTGTTCATGACATGGCGCGGGCGGATGGGACGCCGGTGAAAGTGCTGGGGTTCCCTGCCCAGCTCTCGGCCTCGCCCGCCACATATCGCCATGCGCCACCACGTTCAGGCGAAGACACATTTTTGGTTTTATCTGATAAGTTAGGACTAACTCAAGATGAAGTCGAGCGTCTGGCGAAGGCTGGCGTGATTGCGGAGAAGCTGTGA
- a CDS encoding Lrp/AsnC family transcriptional regulator, with the protein MAVPQLDTLDTQLVDMLGRDARVSNRRIAAELGVTEGTVRGRIKRLQQDGLIAFTAITGFQIEQRARLAFINIQAEVDRVREVAATIRDIPEVNAVLITMGHFNITAMCLIDDLDALVEVASDRILALNGVRHVETSIAVRTVKYNDRMAKITKPAVIFEDD; encoded by the coding sequence GTGGCAGTCCCCCAGCTCGACACGCTCGACACGCAACTGGTCGACATGCTTGGCCGCGATGCGCGCGTTTCCAACCGCCGCATCGCCGCAGAACTCGGCGTGACCGAAGGCACCGTGCGCGGGCGCATCAAGCGTTTGCAGCAGGACGGGTTGATCGCTTTCACCGCGATCACCGGCTTTCAGATCGAACAGCGCGCGCGCCTCGCCTTCATCAACATTCAGGCCGAAGTCGATCGCGTGCGCGAAGTGGCGGCTACGATCAGAGACATACCGGAAGTGAACGCCGTGCTCATCACCATGGGCCATTTCAACATCACCGCGATGTGCCTGATCGATGATCTCGATGCCTTGGTCGAAGTGGCATCAGACCGTATCCTCGCTTTGAACGGCGTCCGCCATGTCGAGACATCGATAGCGGTCAGGACCGTCAAATATAACGACCGCATGGCCAAGATCACCAAGCCTGCCGTGATCTTTGAAGATGATTAA
- a CDS encoding crotonase/enoyl-CoA hydratase family protein codes for MAEAPFLLIERDGPVVIVTLNRPDTRNAISETAHSEEIAEFCARTARDMSIRAVVLTGAGKAFCAGGNVKHMAEKAGMFGGSPFSIRNQYRTGIQLIPSALYELEVPVVAAVNGPAIGAGLDLACMADIRVASEKALFAESFVKLGIVPGDGGAWLLPRVIGMARASLMTLTGDTIDATKALEYGLVSEVAAPEQVLPRAVEIACSIASNPGHATRLAKRLLREGQDMKLAPLLELSAAYQALAHHTQDHHEAVDAFLEKRTPDFKDQ; via the coding sequence ATGGCCGAAGCCCCATTCCTGCTGATCGAACGCGATGGTCCGGTCGTGATCGTCACGCTTAACCGCCCCGATACGCGCAACGCCATTTCGGAAACGGCGCATAGCGAGGAAATCGCAGAGTTCTGCGCGCGCACCGCCCGCGACATGAGCATTCGCGCAGTCGTTCTGACCGGCGCGGGCAAGGCGTTTTGCGCGGGCGGCAATGTCAAGCACATGGCGGAAAAGGCCGGGATGTTCGGCGGCTCGCCCTTTTCGATCCGTAACCAGTATCGCACCGGCATCCAGCTGATCCCTTCGGCGCTGTATGAACTGGAAGTGCCGGTGGTGGCTGCGGTGAACGGTCCGGCCATCGGCGCGGGGCTGGACCTTGCCTGCATGGCCGACATTCGCGTGGCTTCGGAAAAGGCGCTCTTTGCCGAAAGTTTCGTGAAGCTGGGCATCGTGCCAGGCGATGGCGGCGCATGGCTGCTGCCGCGTGTGATCGGCATGGCGCGCGCCAGCCTGATGACGCTGACCGGCGATACCATCGATGCGACCAAGGCGCTGGAATACGGCCTTGTGAGTGAGGTGGCGGCGCCGGAACAGGTCTTGCCGCGCGCGGTGGAAATCGCGTGCTCGATTGCGTCGAACCCCGGCCATGCCACGCGGCTTGCCAAGCGCTTGTTGCGCGAAGGGCAGGACATGAAACTGGCCCCGCTGCTGGAACTGTCCGCCGCCTATCAGGCGCTGGCCCACCACACGCAGGACCACCACGAAGCGGTCGACGCCTTCCTTGAAAAGCGCACGCCAGACTTCAAGGATCAATGA
- a CDS encoding VOC family protein has protein sequence MTALSTFTKLICRDEEAMAAYYMAVYGYGVVQRVAGSSDGEPFREVILAPGGDWTRGSLVMFNFTERDAPRDQQVILGFVVEDLDALVEKVTANGGKLVGPIREEADHGVRVVFSTDPEGALCENVQMLAH, from the coding sequence ATGACCGCACTTTCAACCTTTACCAAGCTGATCTGCCGCGATGAGGAGGCGATGGCCGCCTATTACATGGCCGTCTATGGTTATGGCGTGGTTCAGCGCGTTGCCGGCAGCAGCGATGGCGAACCCTTCCGCGAAGTGATTCTGGCCCCCGGCGGTGACTGGACACGCGGATCGCTGGTCATGTTCAACTTCACCGAACGCGATGCGCCGCGCGATCAACAGGTGATTCTGGGCTTCGTCGTCGAGGATCTGGATGCGCTGGTCGAAAAAGTCACCGCCAATGGCGGCAAGCTGGTCGGTCCGATCCGTGAAGAAGCCGATCATGGCGTGCGCGTGGTTTTCTCGACCGACCCTGAAGGCGCGCTGTGCGAAAACGTGCAGATGCTTGCGCACTGA
- a CDS encoding Lrp/AsnC family transcriptional regulator: protein MARKQPAGSRNLQGTTIPVDATDVAIIRELRANGRANNQQIAETLGLTATTVSTRIRRMEDANQLRVVAVSDFSAHGFNVLLRISVSVDGRPASDVANELAALPEVVAAHMVTGGYDIDMLVALHDFDDLSDFLLDKLSGVQGIRTLTPAIVVDIIKYQFDVAPIEGKA, encoded by the coding sequence ATGGCGCGCAAACAGCCTGCCGGGTCACGCAACCTGCAAGGCACGACGATCCCGGTCGACGCGACGGACGTTGCGATTATCCGTGAATTGCGGGCCAACGGGCGTGCGAATAACCAGCAGATTGCCGAGACGCTGGGGCTGACGGCGACGACGGTATCGACGCGCATCCGTCGGATGGAGGATGCCAACCAGTTGCGCGTGGTGGCCGTGTCCGACTTTTCGGCGCATGGCTTCAACGTGCTGTTGCGCATTTCGGTGTCGGTCGATGGTCGCCCGGCATCAGACGTCGCCAACGAACTGGCCGCGCTGCCCGAAGTGGTGGCAGCCCACATGGTGACCGGCGGATACGATATCGACATGCTGGTGGCGCTGCACGATTTCGATGACCTGTCGGACTTCCTGCTCGACAAGCTTTCGGGCGTTCAGGGCATCCGCACGCTGACCCCGGCCATCGTTGTCGACATCATCAAGTACCAGTTCGACGTCGCCCCGATTGAAGGAAAGGCATAA
- a CDS encoding alpha/beta hydrolase: MRSYKVENGVVDLGRVHLDVPDTISDEAKAYLRFDPNQQMPEDAPPVPMWLMREPLAPMFEWLNQQALEAFPCDIVETTIDGVRCHRITPKGGVRHAGKLLINLHGGGFVMGSGSLVEAIPIAAETGCEVIAVDYRLAPEHPFPAAVDDIVTVYRDALKTYSPSDIVLFGTSAGGFLTAMAIMRFKQEGLPLPVACGVFTAGGDVTQLGDTFNYLTLSGFYGHLGAPLDDPQCERGVFVGNADRNDPLLAPIKGDLSDFPPTLLVTGTRDAVLSSAALFHRALRKAGRDADLHVFEAMPHGFWFSVAMPESREAIDLMARFFERHLGIGAA; this comes from the coding sequence ATGCGCAGTTACAAGGTTGAAAATGGCGTGGTGGATCTCGGCAGGGTCCATCTCGACGTGCCCGATACCATCAGCGATGAAGCCAAGGCCTATCTCCGCTTCGACCCCAACCAGCAGATGCCCGAAGACGCGCCGCCAGTGCCGATGTGGCTGATGCGCGAACCGCTGGCCCCGATGTTCGAATGGCTGAACCAGCAGGCGCTCGAAGCCTTCCCCTGCGACATCGTGGAAACCACGATCGATGGCGTGCGCTGCCACCGGATTACGCCGAAGGGCGGTGTCCGCCATGCGGGCAAGCTGCTGATAAACCTGCATGGCGGCGGCTTCGTCATGGGGTCAGGCTCACTGGTCGAAGCCATCCCGATTGCCGCGGAAACCGGCTGCGAAGTGATTGCTGTGGACTATCGACTTGCCCCGGAACACCCCTTCCCCGCTGCGGTGGATGATATCGTCACGGTCTATCGCGATGCTCTCAAAACGTATTCGCCAAGCGATATTGTCCTTTTCGGCACATCCGCTGGTGGTTTCTTGACCGCGATGGCAATCATGCGGTTCAAACAGGAGGGCCTGCCATTGCCGGTTGCCTGCGGCGTGTTCACGGCAGGCGGCGATGTGACGCAACTGGGTGACACCTTCAATTACCTTACGCTTTCAGGCTTTTACGGCCATCTGGGCGCGCCGCTGGATGATCCGCAGTGCGAGCGTGGCGTGTTTGTCGGCAATGCAGATCGCAACGATCCGCTGCTTGCGCCGATCAAGGGCGATCTATCGGATTTTCCGCCAACGCTGCTGGTCACCGGCACGCGCGATGCGGTGCTCAGTTCCGCAGCCCTGTTCCACCGCGCCTTGCGCAAGGCAGGCCGTGATGCCGACCTGCATGTTTTCGAAGCCATGCCGCACGGGTTCTGGTTCAGCGTGGCTATGCCGGAATCGCGCGAGGCGATTGATCTGATGGCCCGTTTCTTTGAACGCCATCTTGGCATCGGCGCAGCGTGA
- a CDS encoding oxidoreductase, producing the protein MSSNLYPHLLSPGRIGPMELKNRIAVTAMGVSLSEDDGTVGERMMAYHEEQAKGGAALIISGVTGVAWPVGAVAMQQTAISDDKFIPGLKAMTDRVHAHGAKIAAQLHHGGFVAGYSHSRWGHPLWGPAVPPPPKGNFTDYFLMEELAQLAGMKAPQLKILDKDDIAIAVRQFANGARRAKQAGFDGIEIHAGHGYLLSSFTSPYTNSRTDEYGGSRENRLRLTLEVIAAIRAEVGPDYPVWIKIDSREVGKPGGITLDDAIANAKMVEAAGVDAITITSYHDTGIGKLHSESNIPHQENWNLPATAEIRKAVKIPVIGSGRIEVDSAESAIGKGEADFIAMGRKLLADPHLPRKLTEGQTEKVRPCVYCYTCVSAIYMGQPTRCAVNAGLGFEFENEPEAAGANPKHVAVIGGGPGGMESARRLAALGHKVTLLEKSDRLGGTLRFASLAYEPNERILEWLRREVKEAGIEVRLSTVATPDLLRAMKVDAVIVATGATRGMPPIAGGNQDHVYSGDDMRRMMLGESSDELKRKTGLFTRLATKVGAATGATANLALVRKATHAWMPLADTVTIIGGELVGLELAEFLSERGRIVNVIEEAPRLGKGLTLVRRMRLLAELGEHGVGLHGGVSGIEIGADSVTFTDMSGVRQTVPGGNVIVAKGAEGDLSLADALSAEGFAVHAIGDATGVGYIEGAMRGARNAVRAVAQAA; encoded by the coding sequence GTGTCCTCCAATCTTTACCCGCACCTGCTTTCGCCCGGTCGCATCGGCCCGATGGAACTGAAAAACCGCATTGCCGTGACCGCAATGGGAGTCAGCCTTTCAGAAGATGATGGCACCGTGGGCGAACGCATGATGGCCTATCACGAGGAACAGGCAAAGGGCGGCGCGGCGCTGATTATTTCGGGCGTTACCGGCGTGGCTTGGCCGGTCGGCGCAGTGGCGATGCAGCAGACGGCAATTTCGGACGACAAGTTCATCCCCGGCCTGAAAGCGATGACCGACCGCGTTCACGCCCACGGCGCAAAGATCGCGGCGCAATTGCATCACGGCGGCTTCGTTGCCGGCTATAGCCATTCGCGGTGGGGACATCCGCTGTGGGGGCCTGCTGTTCCGCCGCCGCCCAAAGGCAATTTCACCGACTATTTCCTGATGGAAGAATTGGCCCAGCTGGCCGGGATGAAGGCGCCACAACTCAAGATTCTGGATAAAGACGACATCGCCATCGCGGTGCGCCAATTTGCCAACGGCGCGCGCCGCGCCAAGCAGGCCGGGTTCGATGGCATCGAAATCCACGCAGGGCACGGCTATCTGCTGTCCTCGTTCACATCGCCCTACACCAATTCGCGCACCGACGAATATGGCGGCAGCCGCGAAAACCGGCTGCGCCTGACGCTTGAGGTGATTGCGGCAATCCGGGCCGAAGTCGGTCCCGATTACCCGGTGTGGATCAAGATCGATTCGCGCGAAGTGGGCAAGCCCGGCGGCATCACGCTGGATGACGCCATCGCCAATGCCAAGATGGTCGAAGCGGCTGGCGTCGATGCCATCACCATCACATCCTATCACGATACCGGCATCGGCAAGCTGCATTCGGAATCGAACATTCCGCATCAGGAAAACTGGAACCTTCCAGCCACTGCCGAAATCCGCAAGGCAGTGAAAATACCGGTGATCGGATCTGGCCGGATCGAGGTGGACAGCGCCGAAAGCGCCATCGGCAAAGGCGAGGCTGATTTCATTGCGATGGGCCGCAAATTGCTGGCCGACCCACATCTGCCGCGCAAGTTGACCGAAGGCCAGACCGAAAAAGTGCGCCCCTGCGTCTATTGCTACACCTGCGTTTCGGCCATCTACATGGGCCAACCGACGCGCTGTGCGGTGAACGCCGGACTGGGCTTCGAGTTTGAAAATGAGCCGGAAGCGGCGGGCGCGAACCCCAAGCACGTTGCCGTGATCGGCGGAGGCCCAGGCGGCATGGAATCGGCGCGCCGGCTTGCCGCGCTGGGCCACAAGGTGACGCTGCTGGAAAAATCCGACCGTCTGGGCGGCACGCTGCGCTTTGCCAGCCTGGCCTATGAACCCAACGAACGCATTCTCGAATGGCTGCGGCGGGAGGTAAAGGAAGCAGGCATCGAAGTGCGCCTGTCCACGGTCGCCACGCCTGATCTGCTGCGCGCGATGAAGGTGGACGCAGTGATCGTGGCCACGGGTGCCACGCGCGGGATGCCGCCGATTGCCGGGGGCAATCAGGATCACGTCTATTCGGGCGATGACATGCGCCGGATGATGCTGGGCGAAAGCTCTGACGAGTTGAAACGCAAGACAGGCCTGTTCACGCGCCTTGCCACCAAAGTCGGCGCGGCCACCGGGGCCACCGCCAATCTGGCACTGGTGCGCAAGGCAACTCATGCATGGATGCCGCTGGCCGATACCGTCACCATCATTGGCGGCGAACTGGTCGGCCTTGAACTTGCCGAATTCCTCAGCGAACGCGGCCGCATCGTCAACGTGATCGAAGAAGCGCCACGTCTGGGCAAGGGGCTGACACTGGTGCGCCGGATGCGTCTGCTGGCCGAACTGGGTGAACATGGCGTCGGCCTGCACGGCGGCGTGAGCGGAATCGAGATCGGCGCGGATAGTGTCACTTTCACCGACATGTCGGGCGTGCGCCAGACGGTGCCCGGCGGCAACGTGATCGTGGCAAAAGGCGCGGAAGGCGACCTGTCGCTGGCCGATGCGCTCAGTGCAGAAGGCTTTGCCGTCCATGCCATCGGTGATGCCACCGGCGTCGGCTACATCGAAGGCGCAATGCGTGGCGCGCGCAATGCCGTGCGCGCCGTGGCACAGGCTGCCTGA
- a CDS encoding aldehyde dehydrogenase family protein, giving the protein MKGANYIDGRWVEGAVPFETVNPSDLDETVGSYTKVSEEDVRAAMAAARRAQPAWGAFNMQARADILLKAAEIIKARAQDIGLLLSREEGKTLPEGVGEALRAAQCFQYAAGDVVRAQGEWYNSMRDGFNVLVTREPVGVVAAITPWNFPIALPSWKVAGALAYGNSVVLKPSSFVPGCAVMLAQILEEAGVPAGVFNLVMGDGRATGNVMIDEADALTFTGGTATGRTVLARAAETMTKCQLELGGKNALVVLDDADLDLAVDIASNGAWIQTGQRCTGTERLIVTRGIHDAFVERMAKVAASYRVGHALDADTQIGPVANVQQFNENLQFVADAKAEGAQVAAGGGAVEGRTRGLFMAPALLIGTKAGWRCNQHESFGPIASVIMVDDLDEAIHAANACQYKLSSGIATTSLKNAERFRKASQAGMVTVNAPTAGLEYHVPLGGRAPSGYGPRETGTAAADFFTESKTSYINHGAI; this is encoded by the coding sequence ATGAAGGGCGCGAATTACATCGACGGGCGCTGGGTTGAAGGCGCCGTGCCGTTCGAAACGGTGAACCCATCGGACCTTGACGAAACAGTCGGCAGCTACACCAAGGTTAGCGAAGAAGATGTGCGCGCGGCAATGGCAGCGGCCCGCCGTGCCCAGCCTGCATGGGGTGCGTTCAACATGCAGGCGCGGGCCGATATTCTTCTCAAAGCGGCGGAGATTATCAAGGCGCGCGCGCAGGACATCGGGCTGTTGCTGAGCCGCGAAGAGGGCAAGACCCTGCCCGAAGGCGTAGGCGAAGCGCTGCGCGCAGCGCAGTGTTTCCAATATGCCGCTGGTGATGTGGTGCGCGCGCAGGGCGAATGGTACAATTCGATGCGCGATGGCTTCAATGTGCTGGTCACGCGCGAACCGGTGGGCGTGGTGGCGGCGATCACGCCGTGGAACTTCCCGATTGCGCTGCCTTCGTGGAAAGTGGCGGGTGCGCTGGCCTATGGCAATTCGGTAGTGCTCAAGCCCAGCAGCTTCGTGCCGGGCTGCGCGGTGATGCTAGCGCAGATACTGGAAGAAGCGGGCGTGCCTGCGGGCGTGTTCAATCTGGTGATGGGCGATGGCCGCGCGACGGGCAATGTGATGATCGATGAGGCCGATGCGCTGACCTTTACCGGCGGCACCGCCACGGGCCGCACCGTTCTGGCCCGCGCGGCTGAAACGATGACCAAGTGCCAGCTTGAACTTGGCGGCAAGAACGCGCTTGTCGTGCTCGACGATGCGGATCTTGATCTTGCAGTCGATATCGCCAGCAACGGGGCGTGGATACAGACCGGGCAGCGCTGCACCGGCACCGAACGTCTGATAGTGACGCGCGGCATCCACGATGCCTTTGTCGAACGCATGGCCAAGGTTGCGGCGAGCTATCGGGTCGGTCATGCGTTGGACGCCGATACCCAGATCGGCCCGGTCGCCAATGTGCAGCAGTTCAACGAGAACCTGCAATTCGTAGCCGATGCCAAGGCTGAAGGCGCACAAGTTGCGGCGGGCGGCGGCGCAGTGGAAGGCCGCACGCGCGGCTTGTTCATGGCTCCTGCGCTGCTGATTGGCACGAAAGCCGGGTGGCGCTGCAACCAGCATGAATCGTTCGGCCCGATTGCCTCTGTCATTATGGTCGATGATCTGGACGAGGCGATCCACGCGGCCAATGCCTGCCAGTACAAGCTTTCATCCGGCATCGCCACGACCAGCCTGAAGAATGCCGAACGGTTCCGCAAGGCATCGCAGGCTGGCATGGTCACGGTCAACGCGCCCACGGCGGGGCTTGAATATCACGTCCCGCTCGGCGGGCGGGCACCTTCTGGATACGGCCCGCGCGAGACGGGCACGGCGGCTGCCGATTTCTTCACCGAAAGCAAGACCAGCTACATCAATCACGGCGCGATCTGA
- a CDS encoding NAD(P)-dependent oxidoreductase, with amino-acid sequence MNARTERDMTTVGYIGLGAMGLPLAKHLTRKGFDVIAYDIDPARGDVIVELGGRKAQSVAEAADGVDVVITCLPATPHVEAVVLGADGALAQMKPGTLLLDMSTIDANGTDRVAKACADKGVAFVDSPIGRLVLHAERGESLFMVGASDADFARVEPLLGAMGKDIMRCGGQGMGSRMKLVNNFLLLTIAQVSAEAVALGTRLGLEIDTILEVTGRTTAQNGQLHTLMVNKVLKGDTAPGFTIDLAFKDMTLAMTAAAENRMGLPVGAAAHAVYGGARAVPEFATKDYSALLEWACRNAAIDTPRTA; translated from the coding sequence CTGAACGCGCGGACGGAGAGAGACATGACCACAGTCGGATACATCGGACTTGGCGCGATGGGCCTGCCGCTGGCCAAGCACCTGACGCGCAAAGGTTTTGACGTGATCGCCTATGACATCGACCCCGCGCGCGGCGATGTCATCGTCGAACTGGGCGGGCGCAAGGCGCAGTCGGTGGCCGAAGCGGCTGATGGCGTTGATGTGGTGATCACTTGCCTGCCTGCCACGCCGCATGTCGAAGCGGTGGTGCTGGGGGCTGATGGCGCGCTGGCACAGATGAAGCCGGGCACGCTGCTGCTAGATATGTCGACCATTGATGCCAACGGCACGGATCGTGTTGCCAAGGCCTGCGCGGACAAAGGGGTGGCCTTTGTCGACAGTCCCATCGGTCGCCTCGTGCTTCATGCTGAACGCGGGGAATCCCTGTTCATGGTGGGGGCAAGCGACGCGGATTTCGCGCGCGTCGAACCGCTGCTTGGCGCGATGGGCAAGGACATCATGCGCTGCGGCGGACAGGGCATGGGCAGCCGGATGAAGTTGGTGAACAACTTCCTCCTGCTGACCATCGCCCAGGTCAGTGCCGAGGCGGTTGCGCTGGGCACACGGCTTGGCCTTGAAATCGACACGATCCTTGAAGTGACTGGCCGCACTACCGCGCAAAACGGGCAGTTGCACACGCTGATGGTCAACAAGGTGCTGAAAGGCGATACCGCACCGGGCTTCACCATCGACCTTGCGTTCAAGGACATGACGCTGGCGATGACCGCAGCGGCAGAGAACCGCATGGGCCTGCCAGTGGGTGCGGCCGCCCACGCCGTCTATGGCGGGGCGCGGGCGGTGCCCGAGTTTGCGACAAAGGACTATTCGGCGCTGCTCGAATGGGCCTGCCGCAATGCTGCTATCGATACGCCGCGCACGGCCTGA
- a CDS encoding SDR family NAD(P)-dependent oxidoreductase, which yields MARDKDVFDGGVAVVTGAGSGIGAGLARRAGALGMTVVVTDINEAAAAETVAAIMAAGGKAQAEKVDVSVPEELDRLAELVFDRHGEVRLLINNAGIETVGNTWEVPAARWEATLNINVHGVIHGVRAFVPRMIASGKEAWIGNLSSVGAFGQMPGQTAYTVTKHAVQAFSECLYLEMELKNLPIHVSTIVPGMMRTNIFNAEAGAGEPDNAANHRRAMFEMMRDYGMDLDEGCRLFLEQMAENKFWVHSQPEMSEQIIAGRIRFLQDQIPPIMPDLARQIAVD from the coding sequence ATGGCACGGGATAAAGATGTATTCGATGGCGGCGTTGCCGTTGTCACCGGGGCGGGATCGGGCATCGGTGCGGGCCTTGCCCGGCGTGCGGGAGCGCTGGGAATGACCGTGGTCGTCACCGACATCAACGAAGCGGCCGCTGCCGAAACAGTGGCTGCGATCATGGCGGCCGGTGGCAAGGCGCAGGCCGAAAAGGTCGATGTTTCAGTGCCTGAGGAACTCGACCGTCTGGCCGAACTGGTGTTCGATCGTCACGGCGAAGTGCGCCTGCTTATCAACAATGCCGGTATCGAAACCGTGGGCAACACCTGGGAAGTGCCTGCAGCGCGCTGGGAAGCCACGCTCAACATCAATGTGCATGGCGTGATCCACGGCGTTCGCGCTTTCGTGCCGCGCATGATTGCCAGCGGAAAGGAAGCGTGGATTGGCAATCTCTCGTCGGTCGGCGCGTTCGGCCAGATGCCGGGGCAGACGGCCTATACCGTTACCAAGCACGCGGTGCAGGCGTTCAGCGAATGCCTTTATCTGGAAATGGAACTGAAGAACCTGCCGATCCACGTCTCGACCATCGTGCCCGGCATGATGCGCACCAATATCTTCAACGCGGAAGCGGGCGCGGGCGAGCCGGACAATGCCGCCAACCACCGCCGCGCCATGTTCGAAATGATGCGCGATTACGGCATGGATCTTGACGAAGGCTGTCGCCTGTTTCTTGAACAGATGGCCGAAAACAAATTCTGGGTGCACAGCCAGCCAGAGATGAGCGAGCAGATCATCGCGGGGCGCATCCGGTTCCTGCAGGACCAGATCCCGCCGATCATGCCCGACCTCGCCCGCCAGATCGCGGTCGATTGA